In Oreochromis aureus strain Israel breed Guangdong linkage group 17, ZZ_aureus, whole genome shotgun sequence, the genomic stretch taaCATGGTGCTGTTAGACAACTTTGAGGCTGTTCTGGGAGAAAACCTGACGGCATGATGTGGACACCTGCGCCATGGATTTTGGGGATTTGGTTGCTTGGAACAGGTAACAGCGGTACTTGTACCAGTAGCTTTAGTATTACATAACAGACATTGAATTACACCTGTCTGTCATCTTTGCTTGTGGCCTAATCAAAACAAGTAGCTTGTGACTGATTGAATTTGACTGAAGCAGCAAATTTCACATAAAGAGATGAATATTGCTCCAAACTGTGCTGCGGTATCAGGGTGGTGTAgagggcaaaaaacaaagcaggtgtGTTGATGTTTAACAGCTGACAGTCAGATGGGGTAACTTGACTGCAGAACATAGTTTACCTGGTACCAGGAGTTTAAATGGTAAACAGGGAGACAAGAATAGTGGGTATAATAATCCAGAACCTCATTTATACCTGGAAACATGTTTGTTGTTATGTAACAGCTGTAGTAacagtgtttaattatgtgtatgtgtttgtgccgTGTGTCTTTTTTACAGGCTCCCTCTGCCAGGAGGTGATAAACCAGTGCGAGCCCAATCCGTGCCAGAATGGGGGCAGATGCGAGGGTCACATTGGGGGCTACACCTGCCACTGCCTCAAGCCGAGTCGTGATGGCATCCTCTACGGAGGTGTTAACTGCGATGTGAAGTTAGTGGGTTGTGAAGGCCATGAGTGCCAGAATCAAGGCTCCTGCTCTCCTTTCCTGTTGGATGGGACTCATGGATACACCTGTTCCTGCTCACCTGGGTACGCCGGGCCTCTCTGTATGACCCCTACAGCTTTTACCTTCGAGCGCAAAGGCTACTTGCTGCTGGAGAGCCCCCTAGTGGGGACTGAAGTGACTTGCAACATCACTCTCAGCTTCAAGACTTTTCTGCCTAGAGCTCTGTTGTTTCACACCATCACAAGCGGTCTGCAGCTGAGCCTGGAGCTGGAGGGGGGGCAGCTGCGTCTCACGCTGAGGAGGGAGGCCTCTGCTGGGGCGGAAAGCCCGAGCCAGGTTCTCGAGCTTCCGCACAACGTCACAGATGGAAAGTGGTATAGTGTAGAGGCTGTACTTGGAAACTGGGTGCTAAGCCTTAAACTACTAGATGATGCCGTGAGGTGTGCGAGCCAGTCGTGCCACAAAGCGGCCGCAGTCCAAAGCTGGCTGCTGGGGTTTGTTTCATCCCCTCAGAGCACTTTTATTGGAGGAATGCCTCGAGACTCGAGCGGCCCCAGTGAGTACGATGCGTTTACTCCATTCATCGGATGCATGCGGGACGTGTTTGTGGACTGGCAGCTCGTCATCCCCGAGCAGTGGCTGAGCGACTCAGCTGTCAACGTGTCCCCGGGCTGCAGCTACAGGGACCGCTGCCTGGATGTGCCGTGCCAAAACAAAGGAGAGTGCGTAAACCTGTGGCAGAGCTACGAGTGCCGGTGTGCCAGGCCTTATGAGGGGCACGACTGCGAGGAGGGTAAGTTTGCAGCCGTAAGACACAGGGAGGGATTTGAAGGAATTCTAACCCACTTGTTGGGCATGCAGGAAAGAACACAAGGTCTCGCTTATCAAATTCCAAAAGTGGGGCACTGAATAGCATCTTTAGCTGCTTGGGTGAATCAGGAGACACGAGGTCGGAGATGAAGTCTGTCAAAAGTCACGCTAAAGGGGAAGATCCTCTTATGCGAAGAACTAGATTAAGGCAATCTATTTTGGGAGTGACATGCAAGGAAATGCCAGACTGTAAAACAGCGACTGCTCAGTAAACCAATGGCCGCTGCGATCGATACATCATAACCTGAATAATAAATAggttacaggtttctttgaacaGCTTTCATCAGTTCCATGACTGATTGAAAGACAGAGTGTTGAGTCTTTCAAAGATTACTGACGGGCAGATTTACACCAACATTTACTTGCACATCAACCAAACACCTACTCAAACCTGCTAACGTATACAGGTTTTTTAGTTTAGGGTGGAAAGTGCTGACAGGCCTCAACCTCCACCTGATAGACTCATTAAGAGAGCTTAACATAGACCAGTAAGAATGTCCTTTTGTAGAAAAAACCCTCAGTAGCTCAGTATTTCAGATCTGGGGTCGAGACAGATGGAGAAATTAGAACTTTTCACCTGAGCTAAAGATAAAAAGCACAGACTCTTTATTTCACAGTGCATGCTGACGAGCTCTAAAAGTCTTTTATGCACCGACATTCATCCAGCTGACTTTCTGTTCACCCCTTTGTTCCTTTCTGCAGAACATGTGACTGCCCGCTTCGGGAATGAAGATGCttacagttttgcagcattCACCGTCACTGATGACCTGGTCGACAACTTCTCCATCTCCTTCTTCCTGCGCACGCGGAGGAGCGGCGGGGTCCTCTTGGTGCTCGCCAACAGCAGCAACGCTTACCTGCACGTGTGGTTGGAAGGTGGCAAGGTCTCAGTTCAGCTCGATAAATACGAAAGCCTGAAGTCAGCAGATGCGATTGACGATGGGGAAGCCCACTTTGTGAGCGTAGAGGTGGCGGTGGATGGTCTTATCGTGCTGCATGTGGGGACTCAGGAACAGGGGCATGTGGAGGTGAGGCCGGTCAGTGTCCAAGCAGGTGACACGGTGTATGTGGGAGGTCTGCTGGAGGCGAGGGAGACCGCGGCGTTCGGTGGATATTTCAAAGGCTGCGTTCAGGACCTGAGGATCAGCGACAGGAGGCTGCAGTTCTTTGGGCTGGACACTACAGTGAGATCTTATCCTCTTGAGATCATGGAGAATGTAACTGTGGGGTGTTCTGGAGACAACCTCTGCAGTGTGAGTGAACTCCCTGCACACACTGTTGGTGTAGTATGTGTGGACATTACGCAGATATTAAATCTATTCTGTAATTCTGAATCAATCAGATGTTATACTCCTGCTACAGAATGatgtaataataaaatcaaatcCGTAGCACAAACCTAAAACAAATTCCCCGTATCTCTTTGTCAGAGGAATCCGTGTCTCAACGGGGGGATGTGCTACTCCAAGTGGGACGACTTCACCTGTACCTGCCCCCCCAACACATCAGGGTGGCGCTGTGAAGAGGTGAAGTGGTGCGAGCTGTCCCCATGCCCCACAGATGCAGAGTGCAGGATGCTGAACCACGGCTATGAGTGTAAGTGAGCTTCGAGGATTCGTCAGTTACAAAAGCAGAGCTTTTTTAAAGTCACTTGAAATGGTGCCAAGTCAAGTCCAACTGCCTTCAAAGGCAAAGCGACGGTCGAGAGCAATAAACAGACACCGCATTGGAACCATAACCTCTGATTTCCTTTTGCATAAGTGGGATCCAGTATTCTGGGCTGAAAGTGTTTCTCTGCTACATAAGAGCCCAGTGAAGTATGTTACCTAATCTCTGACCTTGTTTGTTTAATTAGCCTTTATGGTCTTAATTGGCTACTATGTAACCAAGTGACTCAACGCTGTTATATACTGGCCTTAATCTGCCCACACAGTATTCCCTGTGTGATCCGTAAAGTAGGATCCGTCTGATGCCGGCTTATCCTCTTTTTGGAATTAGTGATGATTTGCTGTGTGTCTCCATTATTACAGAGATACAGATATTTACTGCTTGTATTTCcagtaaatagtttttactCTTATCAGACAGGTAGCGGTCATACTGTACTACTGCCGACTAAAGGTGGGGGTCATCAGACACCCCACAATACCATATTATCGCAGTTCACTTacaatttttaacattttgcgATTTATCACCTTTTTTCAACATGAAATTATATCCACAAACTTTGTCAGTATTTGTTTTATCCAAAAAGATAAATTTATCTCACTTCACTGAGATTGTCAATCACGCCAACACAAAGGCGGAGTCAGTCTGTCAGACTGTGATTGAACGGGCTCTGGTTGGCCACTACATGCAGTCTGTGTTAATACAGCAATTAACTATGATAAGCTGGTTAAATCACACATCAGTAGCTGTATATATAGACACAAATTCACATTTAATGATTGCATTTGTGCTCAGCAACCTGCTGTTCTATGGAAATACAACCAGCCGAGTCGTGTTCAAACATCTTGGAATAAAAAGTTTTTCTCAAGTTATCTCAGGATTTTAGTATTTAAATGTATCTAataaaaatcattatttttatataatgtCACACTGATACAGTATAGTGCTGTATCAGTCTCCCCACCCCACACCCCTCTTGCCGACCCACTGATAGGTTTATTATTTCGATTCAGGAAATCAGTGCTCGGTAAATGACATGCCAACtaaaacacaccaaaaacatTTATGACAaagtaaacatgaacactgtGCAAATATTCACGGCAGGTATTGTGTCCTCGTCTCCTAGGTTACTCCAATGCAACTTTCCTGAACGACAGCACTGTGCTGTCCTACCGGGGGAACGGTCGCATATCCCGCAACCTGACAAGCCTCTCCCTAAACCTGCGCACACGGAAGCGTAATGCAGCGATCCTACATGCTGAGGAGGGCTCTGCTTTCATCACGGTCTCCATCCAAGATGGTTTCCTCTTCGTGGAGCTTCAGAGCATCTATGGAAATGACAGCGAAGCGGCGGAGGTGCAGGAGGGCGTATCTACGGTCAGCCTGAGCAGCAGGAGCAGTGTCAGCGACGGCGAATGGCACAGTGTCCACTTTCTCATGGCAGCACCGTGGGCGCAAACCTCTCAGTGGACTTTGGTGCTCGATGAAGACGTAGAAGAAGCCAGCACTTCCACCAGCCGAGGAGGCAACCTGGACTTCCTCAGAGAGGGGGTGGACATCTTCTTGGGGGGACTGGCCCCCGACACCGGCTGGTCCCTCGCCGGTTGTCTGGGCACCGTGGAGCTGGGTGGGATCGCCCTGTCTTACATCGGCTCCTCTGGCGTGAACTTCCCCCGCAAGCAGGAGGAGCAGTTTGTCCAGACGTCGCCACGAGCGCCGCTCATCGGCTGCGGCGGGGCCTCCGTGTGTGATCCAAACCCTTGTCTGAATGGCGGGGAGTGCCAAGACCTCTTCAACGCGTACAACTGCAGCTGCCCCGAGGGCTGGGCTGGGAGACGCTGCAACTTCTTCTTGGACACCTGCGCTTCGAATCCCTGCGTTCACGGCAACTGCAGCGTCGCCGGGCGGAGCTACGAGTGCGCCTGTGAGCTCGGCTATACGGGCGCGAACTGCGAAGAAGAGGTTGACATGTGCAAAAACCACCTGTGCGCCCACGGGGGCACCTGCCTGCACGGGCCCGACAGGTACGCCTGCCTCTGTGCGGAGAACTACACCGGACCTCTCTGCAAGTAAGTTTAGGTGTTTGTGAAGGTAAGTAGTAAAGCAGCGGAGCAGAAcagagtaaaaataaaacagtgggTGGTTATGCAAAATGCAGATGagcaaagagggaaaaaaaaatccccttatTAATATTTCACTCTTCAAAGATGACTTTGTTTGTGAAGTGCAGTGAAAGCTGTGGttagaaacacaaaatgcacaaataaatGCTACAAAATTGCACCAACAGGGGactgcagcacaacacaaacacaattcTTCACTGCAAAATGTCTCCACATCTCTGCCTCTGTTCAGCATTTCAACCACGCCTGCGGTGAGCGCCTCAGAAGCTGCATTTCTATTCTAGTGTCAGCCAGAAAAAGGCCCCAGTCTGCTCACTACACAAGGCTCTCTGGTTCAGCGCCAGTTTCTTTCCCCCTCTGTCATCTCGCGTTCGCCTCTGAGACCCAGCGGGGGGAACGCCTCCAAGCATTTATCCTGTAAACACACAGCCTCTTGCATTTTgcctctgtttttttgtttcttgcacACCTTTGCAAGTGTCTCGCTAAGCAAGCCACACCAGTCAAGCTATCTCCCTTTACTGGGAACATCCAGGCTGCTTTAAAGTTTTCTGTGTGAAAACGACTTCCTTTTGTTTGTCTCGTTTGTTTGCGCCTctttcttcctcccctcaccatctttctctctgtttcctctgcagCGAACGCGTTGAAGAAATTCCGTGGTACATTGTTGTCAAAAATGtgtgagttgttgttttttggtgttttttttactattattattttatttttcacgtGTTCCCAGGTGTTTGTTTCCTGTTAGATATTTGTCTCTCAAATGTCAGCTATGAAGCCTTCTCTCGTTTTTTTTGTGGAACAAAATGCAAAGGCAAATATTAGCACTTTTAAAAGTGAGCCAGCCACTTTTTCAAATGAGTGACAGCTGTAGTTTAAAATGATCAAATTGTTCAAATGAGAGTGTGTTTTGTAACCGTTGAGGGATGAGCTTCAAGTTGCCGGCAGAGCTGTCGTTGCTTGAGGCAAACACAAGGTTACAGAGGCCAAAGAGAAAGAAGTTGGCTTTTTCATTCCTGCACACGTGATTTGACGTCCTGCTGGTGACTTGTTGCCAGAGGGCTATAATCTTATTATCCTGGTCGCTTCTTAAGTCTCTTTGTCTCCCCCGTGGGGAACAGCGGGAGGTTGAATAATGCAACTCCCGCTCGGCCATCTCTTCTGCTTCCGGCAAACATAAAGCCAGCGAAACAAATCTGCTGAACATTTCAATATGAGCTACAGACTGACAAAGTTGTGCTTTAAACTTTTCCAACAGAAGGCCAAAgcttcctgtttctgtgtgcGGCGATGACACCAGAAATTACACCTGCTTCAATGGAGGCAACTGCACCGACCGCGAGCTCTCCTGCGACTGTCCACCAGGCTTCATTGGGCACCGGTAGGAAACAACATAATGTCACAATCACCGTGTCAGATTATGGAATTACTGCAAATTACAGCAACTCATCTATGAAGTGGCAAACGATGTAGTCACAGATCACCAAGCCAAGCTTTTGTGCGTAAAAGCCTCCAACGCTtccaaacctcctctgacatTAACATCGGCACAAAATCTGCGTGCCAGGCGCTTCCGGCTCCGGCGCTTCCGGCGCTTCCGGCTCTGGCTTCCATGGCCGAGCAGCTCCTGTGCAGGTGCTTCGGTCCATGTAGTGACTCATTGTTTTTCACGTCATGTTTGATATTAGTGCCTCCTCCACCCATAGAGGATAAATAAATGCTGCAGATTCTCTTACCTCTTTTCCACCAATGTGATGCTGGGAACCTTCGGGAAGTATCCAGTATTACACCAGGTTTAAGAACAATAGAACGTTAATAGAACTTGGGAACTCTATCTGCATTTCATTGAAGCGTGACTGTGGTCTGAGTTCTTCCGTGATGCTGTGCTTTCAGGTGCGAGCAGGAGGTCGATGAGTGCAAGTCCAACCCGTGTCTGAACGGAGGCTATTGCCGCAACCTCATCAACAAGTTTGTCTGCGTGTGCGACATGAGCTACGCTGGAGACATGTGCCAGACGGACGTAAGCGACATTTACTTTTACGTGGCTTTGCTCTTGTGGCAGAACCTCTTCCAGCTGCTCTCCTACCTGATCCTCAGGCTGGACGACGAGCCAGAGGTGGACTGGGGAGGAAACGACTGAGtctgtgcgtgcacgtgcgcgAGGGTCAACACTTTTCTTTGGGACTGTTGGTGCTTTCAAATGGGTGATTGACTGATCGGGCTATAATCCAAAACACTCCACAGAACGGGTATTTCTCTAGTCTTTTACCACAGAACGACTTGTGCCTTAAAATTATACTATTAAATAAGCAGCACCTTATTAAATATAGTTACGTACCTGCATATATGCATATTATTAAACGTACATGTTGCAGTAGATGATAAGAAACGATATCACAGACGAGGTGATGGTGTTTCATCGCAGCTGAAGGTCATAATTAATCACGATGCTCTTGGCGTCACCTGTCACGTTTCCCTCACCATGTCCAGAACATAGTCCAGACCGACATCTTTAATTTTCTACcagtacagagaaaaaacagatgaatctGGGGGTTATTGTTTTGTGTAGGGAAGCACTTTTCGGTGAGGAACATTACGGATACCCGAGTTATTTATACTGTTCCTCCGTGAAGCTATCCTGTCAGTCTCGTCTGAACTGGGTTCTGGGAGCTCCGTACGGATCCATTTGTGAACTATGAAAAACAGTGTTGTAGTTACAAAGGCACCTAGAGGGGCTAGAAGACAACAAGATGTCTGGCTTTGTTCTTGATGTGCGTTCAGAGCACTGCGccgactgactgactgactactgtgtgctgttttgtaCCAAAGAACGAGTTTTTCGTCTGTAAAACACCTTGCTGTCTGAGCCGCAGATATTTTAAGCCTAAATTCTCTCGTGGCCCCGCTCCAACGCTTCCTATCAACATTTACCGCCGCTGTGGTCACCGTTTCATTTTgtatgtctctctctcactgtagacttttgtgtgtttattgtttgtCTTTCCGTCTTGTTGTGCTGACATCATGCTGAATGATCCATGTAACTTCTTGTTTGTCTGTTTCCTCCATCATATTCCATCGTTGTGTCCCGTCTGCCTGTCGTCTCTGCTTGTTCTTGTCAAATAAAAACCTTTCAGCCTTGATTTTTTTACTCGTCTGtcctctctttgtttctctcgACTAACTTTTTCTTCACATAATCGCACATTTTGTCCGTTTCCCTTCAAAAATCCATATTAGGAGAAATTACAGCTGAAGGTcaaagtgtgtgtttgcgttCGAAGGAGTGGACACACTGAGGTCAGGTGGTTGCTGCCACACCAAACATAGACTCTTAATCTCATTTAACAAGATGTCGAGTGAGTTTATCCCAGAATAGCCAcaagtgcacacaaacacacaaacacagcgcACAGCTACAGCGTTTTTACGTATCTGTGCATAAAGAACAGGCTCCCAGTTTTTTCACATCTAGTCTTAAAATGACTATTTGCAGGTTTTGCTTTCTCATCAGCAACAGAGGCACTGCTGCTGCAGTCTAACCTCAGATTTCCCCATCCTGACACAATGCTCTGTTTTTGACTGAATGACTGATCAATGTATATGAAGGGAAGGCTTTAAATTATAGTTAAATGAATGTTTAATTCCACACTTACCAGGGAACATCAAGTCTTTGCAGATATAGATGAATATAATGGAAAACTACCACAAAGGACATTAAGCGGCAGCATATTCTGAGAAATTTACATCTATTTCTGCTAgaattatttttacatttcaaacatgAGGCAAATAAGGTGAAATAACTGgataaaaatatctaaaatagTCAGATATGGCTTATAAAAAGGTAAATCTATGGATACACCTGTTCTGAAAGCCAAAAACTATTACCAGACAGAGCAGCTGACATAACAGTGACGATAACAGAACACAGGAGGAGATGATGACTGTCACCATGAGAACAAACCTTTCCTTTTATACTTATATTTTCATAACAAGAGGGttggaaatataaatataatggGACTGTACATGCTAAATGATAATTAGGTCATATGGATAGTTTATTGTATCTGTAGGTTGGAACATGTCGGACGGTCACACATACGTCTACGACTCCTCCAGCCTGTTGCTGCTGCAGATAAACTGATGACTGTTTGTGCTCAGTGTCCTGAAGATTACCAGTGTAATCCTCGCATACTTCTGTGCATGCAGTGGCCTCTCCTTGTACACCTGCTCTCTTCcatcttgtatttttacaaGTCtgcgtgcacgtgtgtgtgtgtgtgtgtgtgtgtgtcctctgcAAGCGCAGGTAGTTTCGGGGGGAGGAAATGGGAGGCAGTTTTTCAGCGTCGGCACTGATGTGGCCATCCTTGGAGCGCGAGATAAGCACAGAGGAAGAAATGTGCTTTGCCAGCAAAAAAGCAGCATCTGGCGCTGAAGTGCACTTTCAGCAGAGAGCTGGTGGCATTCACACAAGTTGGGTCTGCTTCACAGAAACCTATGAGGGCAGCTTATCTggcagctacacacacacacggagcaGGCTGATAGTGCTGACAGCAGGGAAGCACTGCTGCCGCCGTC encodes the following:
- the crb1 gene encoding protein crumbs homolog 1, which encodes MDLTRFRHFAFLSCTLLISSLVATEGAVLDKLPQTVDQCSPNPCQNQAICRTRGDSYSCFCVPGFQGSHCQIDVNECASQPCRNGGTCEDRVGRFSCLCSPGFTGATCEIQIDECQSQPCFNGGSCHDYVGGFTCTCLTGFQGQRCEINTDECQEHPCQNGALCVDGVNDYSCDCSHTAFTGRHCETPLPPCYSEPCFNSAICKDNGGDYTCECWSGFEGRHCETDINECGSSPCRNGGSCIERSWHALYGSEPLLPESYDHKQSAGYICRCPPGTTGSLCQEVINQCEPNPCQNGGRCEGHIGGYTCHCLKPSRDGILYGGVNCDVKLVGCEGHECQNQGSCSPFLLDGTHGYTCSCSPGYAGPLCMTPTAFTFERKGYLLLESPLVGTEVTCNITLSFKTFLPRALLFHTITSGLQLSLELEGGQLRLTLRREASAGAESPSQVLELPHNVTDGKWYSVEAVLGNWVLSLKLLDDAVRCASQSCHKAAAVQSWLLGFVSSPQSTFIGGMPRDSSGPSEYDAFTPFIGCMRDVFVDWQLVIPEQWLSDSAVNVSPGCSYRDRCLDVPCQNKGECVNLWQSYECRCARPYEGHDCEEEHVTARFGNEDAYSFAAFTVTDDLVDNFSISFFLRTRRSGGVLLVLANSSNAYLHVWLEGGKVSVQLDKYESLKSADAIDDGEAHFVSVEVAVDGLIVLHVGTQEQGHVEVRPVSVQAGDTVYVGGLLEARETAAFGGYFKGCVQDLRISDRRLQFFGLDTTVRSYPLEIMENVTVGCSGDNLCSRNPCLNGGMCYSKWDDFTCTCPPNTSGWRCEEVKWCELSPCPTDAECRMLNHGYECYSNATFLNDSTVLSYRGNGRISRNLTSLSLNLRTRKRNAAILHAEEGSAFITVSIQDGFLFVELQSIYGNDSEAAEVQEGVSTVSLSSRSSVSDGEWHSVHFLMAAPWAQTSQWTLVLDEDVEEASTSTSRGGNLDFLREGVDIFLGGLAPDTGWSLAGCLGTVELGGIALSYIGSSGVNFPRKQEEQFVQTSPRAPLIGCGGASVCDPNPCLNGGECQDLFNAYNCSCPEGWAGRRCNFFLDTCASNPCVHGNCSVAGRSYECACELGYTGANCEEEVDMCKNHLCAHGGTCLHGPDRYACLCAENYTGPLCNERVEEIPWYIVVKNVRPKLPVSVCGDDTRNYTCFNGGNCTDRELSCDCPPGFIGHRCEQEVDECKSNPCLNGGYCRNLINKFVCVCDMSYAGDMCQTDLTSEGLTSDLLLSVSLVSVVLLLAIVLTSVGAVVALNRRATHGTYSPSRQEKEGSRVEMWSITQPPPMERLI